Proteins encoded within one genomic window of Triticum aestivum cultivar Chinese Spring chromosome 2D, IWGSC CS RefSeq v2.1, whole genome shotgun sequence:
- the LOC123049422 gene encoding protein AUXIN-REGULATED GENE INVOLVED IN ORGAN SIZE, with protein MFLSARNESSESEDIQELINSGLTCNASTPADDMESGRGGARAAGSTSSSSPPPMVLPSEQKARYSTEEDPSRCSCSDSFFGKYFSFLLLMFVTASLVILPLVLPPLPPPPSMLMLVPVAMLVMLLVLAFMPTSGGRGATGPTAYL; from the coding sequence ATGTTCTTGAGCGCAAGAAATGAGTCTTCGGAGTCGGAGGACATCCAAGAACTGATCAACAGTGGCCTCACGTGCAACGCATCTACGCCAGCTGACGACATGGAGAGCGGCAGAGGCGGGGCACGAGCCGCCGGAAGCACGTCGTCTTCATCGCCCCCGCCCATGGTTCTGCCGTCCGAACAGAAAGCACGGTACAGCACGGAGGAGGATCCCAGTCGTTGCAGCTGCAGCGATAGCTTCTTCGGCAAGTACTTTTCATTCCTCCTGCTCATGTTCGTCACCGCGTCGCTGGTGATCCTCCCGCTCGTCCTGCCACCGCTGCCTCCGCCTCCGTCGATGCTGATGCTGGTGCCAGTGGCAATGCTGGTGATGCTCCTGGTGCTGGCGTTCATGCCGACGTCAGGCGGCCGCGGTGCGACGGGCCCGACTGCCTACTTGTAG